Part of the Vigna radiata var. radiata cultivar VC1973A chromosome 11, Vradiata_ver6, whole genome shotgun sequence genome is shown below.
TCTCGTATAGGAAGCATCTCTTGAACAAATGAATGATCCTCCATGGAAGACAAGAAAAAAGGTTTATcctcaaagaatgtgacatCAGCAGacattatgaataaaaaaagtactCCCAAATACATGTGGAGGGACATGGTATAGAGGATTGTGTTATAGAGTGAGGAACTTTATTGTCAAGAGAAGAAGGCATCCTATTGTTCAAAAAATAGGACTGCATCCCCCAATAAACAAGACAAGAACATTAGTATTTAACTTTAGGGAACATGCCCTTTCAATAAGATGTCTATTATTTCTTTCTGCTATGCCGTTATGTTGTGAAGTGTGAGGACACATTGGCTAGTGTAAAACTCCTTGGGAATATAAGAATGACGAAAACTTAGTAGAAAATATTCCTCAGCATTATCACTTACGagaattttaattgttttcttaaattggttcttaatttcattaaaaaaagacaTAAATATGGGTAAAAGTTCAAATCTCTCTTTCAGTAGATAAATCCAAGTACATCGAGAGAATTCATCAATGAAGgtgacaaaattaaaaccaaagGAAGTAACATGACTTGGTCTCCAAATATTAGAATGAATGGTAGAAAAAGCAAAATTACATAATGTCTCAAATTTTTTTGGATAGGAAGacctaacatgttttcctaattgacaAGACTCACAATCTAAGACTTGAACGTGTTTGAGACTCggaaccatcatcttcaacttaGACAAACTCGGGTGACCCAAAAGATCAAGCAAAAGTTTAGCCGATGAAGTTGAGAAATAGGAAATTGAGGAGCTAGGTTTTAGGAAATAAAGTCCTCGTGACTCATGTCCTTCTCCAATAAGATGATTCATACAATGTTCTTGTATGACAAAGGAATTAGTAGTAAAGGGTACAGAACAATTTAATGAACGAGTCGATTGACtccaagaaattaaattataaggACAATGAGAAATGTACAaagtagaatttaaatttaatgaaggAGATAAGGAAACTTTGCAAATTCCTTGAGATGTCACTTTGGATCCATTGGCAACGTAATGAAATGAGGAATTTTCTAAGAGGAAATGGAGGAAAATGAAGGAATGTTACCAAAAACTTGATCTGAGGCACTTGAATCAAGAATCCTTGAAATTTGACCTTCCACAGATTGAGAGATGCATGCATTTGACATATTTGACATTGAAGAGGATTAACCAAGATTGGTAGATTTTTCAAACTTGTACCTTAAAACTTCTTGGTACTCTTCATTAGAGATTCTAGATTCTGAATTATCATATCTAAACGCATGCACAACTTTATCTAGAAAACCATGTAAGGGAATAACATCTTTTGTGGGTATGGTTCATTTTCTTACAATAAGCATTGAAGACACCCACTTTGACCACCACGTCCTTCTCAGTTACTCCtacctcctcctcttccttgtgATGCTACAATTGTTGATGTTTCAATTACATCAATTGAATTCTCATCCTTTACCAACGTAGGTACTCGAAGAAGTTTAGTAACTAAGCTATCCATTGATGGGATTTGATAACTAGCTAAAACTTGATCACATACATGATCAAAATCTTTGTGTAGAATTCTCAGAATTAGGATCATGTAAAACTTGTCAAGCTTTTTGTTGATACTTTCTTATAAATCAACTACAAAGAAGTTCTTTAATTCTTCTACCATAGTCTGAGCTTTTCTTATATGAGAAACCGTATCATGATTGGCTTGTTTGAGAGATACTACTCTTTGGGTTGCATCGAAGAGTTGTTGCACatcattaacaaaaatatcatgCCCTTTACCAAAAAGAGGAGCATGTCTTATAAGGTCTCAAAATGTCTAAAACCTCTTGCTCAACCGATTGTCATAGAACAACATATAACTGGAAATCCAATTTCTGTCATTAaggtttttcttcatttttaaccGTAGAAATGTCTTGTTCAAGGTGATCATGGTGTCCGTGACCAAGAAACCATAATTCCACATAAGAggatgataaataatttttccagTTGAGTTTTGCATATTTCTTGATAGGAGTAGCAGATAGCGAGGAAGTTATTCCAATAGAAGACGTCATTTCAAAGAAAGTTGTGGAGAAAAAACTTTTAGGATTCCAAAACAAGCAAAATAGCCTCGAGGGAGAAAACCCCATACATGAGCCACAATTAACGAAATAGAGAAATAGGGACCAAAACACACTTAGGAGGCTTCGTCGAGACGACCGACAATGGCGTGGTGTGACTCCGACACTAGGAAGGCATCGTGTGAAAAAACACGCTCGAGACTGGCAGGAGAGAGGCGGCGCGTGCGGAGGCTGCTGAGGAGACCACTAGGGTTGAGTCGCTCTTCTTGAGGGGCACCTAACTCTTGACTTTGCTGGAGAAAATGCTATGGTTGACGCCGATGACGACAGATAGTAGTGGCGAATGGCGGAAACGATGGAAGGATGATGATGCCGATGACAGCCAGTGAAGGCACAATGGTTTGGCTCTTGACACTAACTTGAAGAGCTTAGAAATAACTAAAAACAGTCAACTTATGTGTCTTACAATGTTATAACTTTGCTACTATATTTATAATGTACCAAGGTGGGCAGAATACAACCGTAACCCTAAAGTTAAGTTTACACACATGAATAAACTAACCTTATTACATTTCAACATCGGTGTTGTAATTACCAGTCCAAAATTCCAATTagttattcaaataattatgttttctttacCTCACTTTGGCAGACCATAGAAGATTatgctttattttttcttgaatgacATATCTTTGGAAATGTAGGTTATTCACCCCATTCATGACCAGACTTTTTATCTGACTATGGAGCATAAGAGGAAGCTTAAGGAGGAGTATGGTCAGTAACATGATTTTTCAGATTTTGATTGGTAGAGTTGTTCAGCTGGTTCTAAATTTTTAGTTATGTACTTATAGGAATTGAGCCCTGGACTTTTATTCAGAAGTTAGGAGATGCTGTTTTTATTCCTGCTGGTTGTCCTCACCAAGTCAGAAATCTGAAGGTAGATTGTTTATTGCAGGCTTGAGGTATCCTTGTTGTCCGGAAGTGTATAAATGCTAAGCATGTTACTATTTTAGGTGTGGTTCTAACGATCATCGGTAGTATCTTTTTTTAGCATctaaaattaaacctaaatcTTTCATCAGCAAAGAAAGACTTTTCAGGAAGTGAAAACTGTTGGTTTTACATCCGTAGGGTGTTCTTTGATGCATTAAATTTgattgcttttttattttaattgtaatttttatttttgttttatgataaaATGGCAACATGGAGGTTTGAATCTTTGATATCTTATATACCACTCAAATTCCTTGTTGCTAGCCAACCTTTTGTCGcttgattgattttatttaatcttcAAATTGTATCAACTCCATGTTAGGATTCacagtttatgttttctttttgcaGTCATGTATAAAAGTTGCGCTGGATTTTGTGTCCCCTGAAAATGTTGGAGAGTGCTTTCGGTTGACAGAAGAATTTCGCACACTTCCAATAAATCACAAGTCCACAGAGGACAAATTGGAGGTATGCCAAACTAATTTTTGTGATTTGATTTTGgcatttttatcattaataccAAGTCTGAGTATATCCTTTTTTGTTGATGTAATGTGTCATTAGACTGATATTTCACTGAATAATATTGTCATATCAACAGTTTGCACTGTCATTTTGTGTAACTTTTCCAATTGATTGCTGATTTTGAAACAGATAAAGAAAATGACAGTATTTGCAATTCAAGATGTCGTTGAAAAGTTGGAGAAATCAAGGTTAGAGATTGCAGACATCTGACCCTTTGGGCATGGACTGCGATTCTTGCATTTATTGAGAACGTTGTACGGCTGTCAAAGGCAAAGGCAATCTTAGATAATTTTATGTTATGTATGGTTATCTGTTCTTTAAAGATCTTAATTCGATTATTACTTGTGAAACTGACTATTTTTATGCAATTTACAGGTCCGGGTAAATCAGGGTTCTTAGTAACAAATCGAAGCCATTGGAAGTGTAATTTTATGTCATCAGCTTAATCACGTGTAATGCTGATGTTGAATTCTATGCgtaatgttatttgtttttgaGCACACCTGGAAGAGTTTCTTTGAAACATCATGCATGACTTGTAACGGTGCACATGTAATTGTCGGTTCTCCATTTGTATGCCTAAGCGCATCCACAACCCACCAATCAATGTGAGATTCTTCAACGATACATCGCATTGacacattacttttttttttatttacgaATTTCAGTACATAATCCTTCCAATTCAGCATCTCCAAATTAAAGTTTGTGGGCAAATGCTGATGTGAGCATTGTATTTTTGAACTTCTTAGCATAAATGATTAGAGATTCGAAGTTGCCCCTGTTGCATTTCAGTGTGCCAAAGTGTTTGGAGTACTGATTGATTGATTGGGttttatgtttagttttataaattacttcaataattttaatatttttaggagTAAGCCGAAAAATTGTAAACGAAGACACGTCAAAATCGTCTTCTTTACCATCCTGCTTTGGTTTCTTGTTTAGGTAGGGATGTTGGGTTTATGTATTGATGCACTTTGAGATTGCTCCTTACACCCTCGTTCTCATGAAGTTATTATATAGTCTTGAATATTTCATTCCAAATTTTTGTGGAAGGCTTAAGTATTCTTTGTCCTTATTTTCGTTAACTCTGATTaatgtgatattattttttttggatatttaatgTGGTTTTAATTTTCGTAATTCTAATGTTTGacactaaaaataacttttgctCTATAATGATAAATGATGATATGTTCtgatatttgaagaaaaattgatattatatttacttgccttaatataattgttttgataattataaatttactcTAATACACTTATGctttattatatacataatgTTTTTTTGATATAATTGTTTGATATTTACATTTTATGCTCTGATAGGATGtataaacattttgaaaatcttaaaagaaatttgatatccttgaaaaatttataaatgctCTGGcacttttacaaaatatattttcgttCTGACACGTATGttctaaaaatcttttcaaaattatattgtttaccATGTAAATTTGTCAAACATCATAAAAAGAGAGAATGTTAAGATAAAATCATTTAGAGACTATATTATccaaataatttaagttttgcaatttaacaaaaaatattaaacagaatattgttttatatgaaAAGTTGTGTTAAACATATAgtgttgaagaaaagaaaatgtcttttttattatattttctaataagATGATTTGGACTATAAATAGTGTTTTATAAATAGCATCTAAGTGTCTAATCAAATAAAGTCTTAAAAGCTAATATTTTATGAACAAAAAttgtacatttatttgataacactaaatattaaaataatgtttattcaAATAAAGTGTTAATTCAAGTAAAACATTTTATGAAATGAATGGTCGAACATATGACCATTAGATGTTACACCTACATATAGCTTTTAATAAAGCATATACTATTTTATACCATGTGATGATTATATATGTTGTATACTTTATCAAATAAtgcattaattaataaaatgactAGTGATAAAAAGTTTTGAACACGTAATACGATGTAATgtttatcaatatttaaaatatttaacgcACGTTATAAAAAAGtgttttgatatttatatattttgttcttgATATTTGTGTAGATCACTAAAGAATATAGATATGATCAAAATCACTACACCTAGAAAAAGACGCGAGAGATGAAGAACATTACGGGAATGTTTCCCTTGAAGTCTTTTGCTTTGTCACATCGTATAAGCTCTGCTTTGATAAATGTATGTAGATATGCAAAGCAGACTTGAGTCTAACCATCTTCCTCTTTCACAGTCTGATGTGCAACCTTGATTTTTCTCTGTGGCTTTAACAAAACGATTAGTTCTAGGTTTAGACATATACTGAGTATTATTTCctttaaaccctaaaccttgtCTATCAAAAGGATGTTTACAACCCTTGAGTAAAGGTCCTAGACAATTGTTTCCTTCAAATGTATTGTCTAACACTTTATAAAATGTGTCATTCTCTTGTTTGAGTGAATCAACACGTTTAATATCTTTAGTAATAGTTGTATTCTCTATTGACTTTTTGTTTTTCGAAATGATGTTTTCATTTTccctttttaaaacaattagtttCCCTTCCAGGTTGTTAACTTTTTTGCTTTAAGGACTTTACATCATCATTAGATGATGTTAATTCATTCTTCAAAATGTCatgttttttgaaaaaacttttcttattttgtttttgtaatagCTGATAGGCTTCTGATAGCCTTGACAAGTTTGACAATAACTCATGATAAGCATGAATAATAGAATGAAGATCATATAAGTATGCCTCTTCGTTAGAGTCATCTAACTAGTATTAAACGCTGTCTACCATGAAACAAagatttacttctttttcttcttcttcttcttcttcttcttcttcttcatatttTGATGCATCCAGGTCCTCCCAGGATGAGAACCTTTTTCTTATCCTTTTTGTTGAATATACCATCTTCTTCTTGGCGTTCTCAAGATCTGGACAATCTGACTTGAAATGTCCCAGCTTCCTACACTCATAGGAGACCATTGGTCCTTCCTTTCTGTTGTCCATCTTGTCATTTCAAGAAATGGATCCAATGTGTCTACCTCTAGAAGTTGCGCCTCTCTTTCTCCTCCAcatggaaaatatttttctcgAGATGAAGGACAATTCATCTTTCTCCTCATCACTCATTAAATCTTTAATGTTTGACTCTTCTAAGGATTCATGAACACTAAATTCCTTTATAGGTGTTCTTTTGGTGGGCTTTTACGCCTTCAGAGTGacgtttctttctttcttcaatacTCCACCTTTTTGAAGCTCAAGCTCGTGTACCTTTAGGATTCCAGCTAGTTCCTTTAAGCTCATACCATCATGATTCTTTGATGTTCTTAGAGCGGTCACTTGTGGTCTACACTACTTGAGCAGACTACATAAGATTTTGTCAATAGACTGTCTAGTTAGCACCTCGTGTTTTGAAGTTTATCAAAGGTAAgacattgaaaattttcattcttttagtaTTCTTCTATTTGAATagtgttttaaaactttttggaAGTCAACGTTTAATAACTGTTGCAGGGTTTAAATGGTCTACAATAGTTATTAGACGTGTGTTCTAAATAAAgcatttaagaaaaatgttttaaacagGAAGAACAATAACATAAGTACTTTATACTACTTCATTCAATCCTAAGCCATGTTCAGTCTTCCTCAAGAACTCTTGAGAGGTTCCATTAATCTTATCCAATATTATAACTGAGTATAAACCACTCTTGGTATAATAATTACTGGTACTTCTAGTCAATCCTGACTAGTCTGAGTttaaccactcctggtatccaaGTATTCTAACCACCTCTGGTATCAACCCTAGACAACTATCTAGAACATTTAACTCTCCTAAGCTAAACAAtgcaagtgttttaattctcttcagaattacCAAATACAATTATTGTTGGTTTAAAGGTACAAATTTTGATAGCTCTCAATGAAAGgataaatacaatataaagaaatttgagAACTTATgaagttcttttcttttattatatgaataGACTCAGACAAAGTAAGCTTAATGAGAGAATAACAACGTAATGATACAATGATAACAAACATTCTTTTATTCTCTTGTGCGAGTCCTCCTTTTGTATCTTTCTTCGAGAGATGGCCACTACTGAGAGATAATTGCCTTTGTTGAAAGTAGCTGGCTTCTCGTACAAAGATATGTACCTTTCTACACTTTGGGAAGAGCAATGTTGCTTTCGCAGTTAGAGCTTATACGACTATGGCAGGACATAAAGCCATAGAAAACATTCTAAGAATGTCTTCTTATTTCACAACGTCTTTTTGATCTTCGTGCAATGATTTTGAGTATAGCTTTTGGGATTGTCAATATCTGCatagataaagagaaaaaaacatagTAGACAAAGTACAATACATACATCCATTTAATGATCTATACGTTGGTAGAGTGTTGAAATGTGTTTCGTATATGTCAACACCTAATTTTTTccgaaaaaataaaatttatcacaaaattaaataaataaaaaaagaataaaaagaaatattatttgttttattatttgcacccccaaattaactttttaaccCCTAGTCCAATGGCCCAAAATAATCCTACACTTTTCTTACTTCCTTACCACCTTTTTCCTTCCAATGCCCTACTCTCCACATCACCCTCCACATCACCATCCACATCACCTTCCACATCATCCACCTTTTTAATCTACTCTTTCCacctcatttttatattaatttttctatactAACTTTTCTAGTTATTCCACTTAccttttctaaattatattttatccacCACCTTCTCCACCAACTTATTTTAGGGTGTTGCTCCTTCCACAACCACCCcttctccctccacctccccaatcctctataaaaaaaattttaattacaaaagtagtctttttttgctttttaaccctatttatttactttattctgAAACCATAAATTCCTATCTATTTTTACTCACCCATTTTCACTCATGCAACCCCACCCCCCACTCTCCCAagtctcattttctctctttccagATTCACACCCGCTCCAACTCTCACCAGATCTGTTTCTTCTCATCTCCCAACTCTTACTTCTCTTCTCTATATTCATTTGGTTCTTCTCCATATTCATGTCTCCATATCTGTTTGGTTTCATGGTGCGGTGGTTTGACTTTTCGTGGTGCGACGGTGTGAGGTGTTTGTGGTGGTCATTCAACGGTGCAACGGTTCCAAACGATAATGAATATTTTgactaacaataataaatattttatgattaatatcataaaaaaataattttattgacattgataaaaaaattctaaatgtaCATCAATggaaacatatatcattaatgttggtaaaaaaaatgattgcaAAATACATGTGTCTCAATTTCAAAACGATaacgtaataaaaaaaatgaaaaatgtatacatgaattaattaattttttttaaagttcaaaattcttactatttaattataatttaaaattttctaaatttaaatgatcaaattcctctcttaaatttttaaaattttactttttctatttaaatgattatataaattatttcaacctttttataaaattaactatccTCCACAATATATTTTTCTGACACATTGGGACATATATTTCTTCCTCATATATCAACATCTTTTTTATGTGATATTTCTTAACTCTTCGTACGTTGGTGTGGGTAAGATAAACAATCAGAAAGTTCGAAAGATACAACAATggaaagaagcataaaaaacagagagagacagaagaaaatgaaacatgAAAACATGGGTTCATCGTTAAAATGGTTGTGTTGTTTGGGTGATGAGATcgaagagagaaagaaacaacATAATTGTCAATAACAAATGCTTGTTGATTAAGCATAAACCAAACCATCACATTCATGTAGGAGATTGGAGTGGgtaaaccctaaaaataaaattgaactgAAGGATAAAACAGGAATAGAAAAGTGGAGGGAGggataaaataggaatggggaggtggagggagcaatgggtggtggtggagggaacaacaccccttattttattatttctttgatCCATTTTCTCCATCTACTTTTCCATcctacttttatattaatttctcttactaccttttatttattccatctacttttctaaattatattttatccacCACCTTCTCCaccaacttattttattatttcttttatacatttcCTCCATATACTTTCCACCCTACTTTTATATTAACTTCTCTtactaacttttatttattccatctacttttctaaattaaattttatccaCCACGTTCTCCaccaacttattttattatttctttcatccATTTTCTCCATCTATTTTTCCACCccacttttatattattttctcttactaacttttgtttattcctttcacttttctaaattatattttattcaccaCCTTCTCCACcaacctttttttattattttcttcatcaattttctCGATCTAATTTCTCCACCCACCTTTTATATTAGTTCTTTCACTTATTTTCCACACTAactttttctattcatttttttatattttatttcacctaATTTCTCCatctactttttatattaatgctttcacttattttccacactaacttttactatttacattttttactatattttatttcatctaattttCTACCcacttattatattatttttattcatcaaCTTTCTCCATCCATAACTCTATAAATACCCATACACTCTTCACTTCATCTTTACACACAATCATACACATCTCTTCTCCCTCATACCACATATCTTTCCACACACTTCTTCTCTCATACTATCACCCTTccacaacacacacacacacacataaaatGGTAGAGGAGTAATTGTATAGAAGAGGAGAGaaacaaaactaaacaaaattaacCAAAGGAACTAAAAACAGTTAGACATTTATTGTATTCTGACAGCCCCCCTCAAGCTTGACATAGATGTTGATGGTGCCAAGCTTGGAGTTGATGTTGTGAAAGGTGGAAGGAGGAAGAGGCTTGGTCAGGATATCAACAAGTTATAGTGTAGTGTGTATAGGAAGGAGCTTGAAAATGCCTTCTTGAACCTTTTCTCGAATGAGATGGTAGTCAATTTAGATATGCTTCGTACGATCATGGAAAACTTGGTTGGTGGCAATTTTAATGGCAGACATGGAAGGTCCTTCGTAAGATTGGTGACCCATTGAAGTTCACAAACAACTTGTGCAAGAGTGCGACACTCTGCTTTCGAGGAGCTACATGAGGCTGTTGATTGCCTTTTGGATTTCCAGGAGATTAGGCGAGTTACCCAAGTAGGCAATGTATCCAGTGGTTGATTTGCGGGAAGTAGAGCATCTAGCCCAGTTCGAATCATTGTAAGCTTGCAAAGTGAGATTGTTAGTTGCAGTTAGAAGTATACCTTGACCAGGAGTTTGCTTTATATAACGCAAGATTATGAAGGTTGCTTGATGATGGAGTTCGGTGGGGGCAGCGACATATTGGCTTAGACGATGTACAACATAGGTTATATCCGGGTGAGTGTTGGTGAGGTAAATAAGTCTTCCGATCAAGCATCTAAGCGCAACAGGGTCTTCAAGAGGATCACCTTCAGAAGATATTTTGGTGGAGAAATTCATTGGAGTGTTGACAGGTGCTGCATCAAGCATCCTGGTTTTGATGAGGAGGTCCAAGGCATATTTTTGCTGTGATGGAAGTATGCCTTCTTTGCTTCTAGTAACCTCGAAACCCAAAAAGTAAGACAAATTACCaagattctttattttaaattgatcattGAGCATGGCAGTAATTGTATCAATAACATGAATGTTGTTGCTAATAAGtatgatatcatcaacataaacaagtatTATAGTGATATTATCCCCATTATGTTTGGTAAAGAGTGAGTGGTCACCAGATGTTTGTGAAAAATtgtgagagaaaataaaaaaggataacATGGCATATACCACTACTTGCTAGcctgttttaatccatatagggATTTGTGGAGAAGACAAACCTGGTTTTTACCTAGGGTAGTGATCCTTAGTGACAGCTGCATATAAACTTCTTCACTTAAATCGCCATATAAGAAGGCATTATTGACATCTAATTATCGTAGATTCCAATTTTGAGCCACTGCTAAAGATAGAATAAACGAACACTGGTTAGTTTAACTACAGGGGAAAAAGTGTCAAATAATCAATACCCTCCATTTAAGTGTAACCCTTGACAACTAAGCGAGCTTTGAATTTGTCTATGGTCCCATCAactttttgctttgttttgtacACCCATTTGCACCCTATGGCCTTCTTATTAGGGAGAAGGGTGGTGATGGTCCAGGTGTGGTTGTACTCAAGAGGAGCAATTTCTTCCTGCATAATTTGTTGCCAATGAGCATGCTTCAGGGCCTCCTTGTAATCCCGGGGATCAACAAGACTATTTAGAGAAAAAGCGAAGGATTTATATGCAGGTGATAATCTATCAAAAGTCAAAACACTGTCAATAGGGTATTTAGTGTTAGTGGTGCTATAAGAAGATATCTGAAAATCTTTTAGGTAGGTAGTGGGTTTTCTAACTCTAGTGGTCCGTCTAGGAATGTGATATTCAGTTTTTGTATTATTCTGGACATGGTAATCAAGAATGGGTAGATTATAAGCTGAACTAATAGGGTGAATGTGatcatcatcataaaaaaatttagtattatGTATAGGCAAAGAAAAGGGGAGGTAAGTAACATCATTGTGTGCTGTATCAGGAAATTCagattcaataaaaataacattgcGAGAAATATTAATATCATGAGTGGTAAGATCATAGGTAATGTATCCTTTTGTAGTGGAATGCAAACCAAGAAATAGGCTAGGTTTGGAACAGGGATCAAGTTTCTTCTTATTGGCTTGAAGGGTGCTAACATAGCAAAGACaaccaaaaaaatttaatctagaaaattcaaaatatttatgatataacACGTCATGTGGTGAGCTATTATTGAGAAAAGGGGTAGGCATAATGTTAATAAGCAGAGCAACATAGTTAAGGGCATAGGTCCAAAAATGAATGAGAGCTTTGGAATGAAAAGGTAAAGCTCTagttacatttaaaatatgttgatgTTTCCTCTCAACTataccattttgttgaggggtttCAATGTAAGATGTTTGATGAATAATGCCTTATGAACTGAAAAAATTTGTCATAGCAAACTCATTGCCATTATCAGACCTAATGGTCTTGATGTTGACTTTGAATTGGTTTTTAACATATGCAATGAAATGAATAATATGTTAACGagtttcaaattttcttttcattaagtGAATCCAAGTGTGTCTAGTATGATGTTCCACTATGGTTAGAAAATATCTATGAGAGTGCAGTGAAGGATTGGAACAAGGTCCCTAAATATCAATGTGAATaagataaaaaacatttaagcTATGAGAGGTACTATGAGGAAAGGCCAACCTTTTCTGTTTAGCAGTATGACATGCATTACAATTATCAGTTCTTGAATTTATGTAACTATGATTTTGTCT
Proteins encoded:
- the LOC106776855 gene encoding uncharacterized protein LOC106776855, which codes for MLNDQFKIKNLGNLSYFLGFEVTRSKEGILPSQQKYALDLLIKTRMLDAAPVNTPMNFSTKISSEGDPLEDPVALRCLIGRLIYLTNTHPDITYVVHRLSQYVAAPTELHHQATFIILRYIKQTPGQGILLTATNNLTLQAYNDSNWARCSTSRKSTTGYIAYLGNSPNLLEIQKAINSLM